Proteins encoded in a region of the Zea mays cultivar B73 chromosome 4, Zm-B73-REFERENCE-NAM-5.0, whole genome shotgun sequence genome:
- the LOC103653946 gene encoding aspartic proteinase isoform X3, with the protein MVVAPSYAMVTHLTKSNPSTIKILMIIASLRANQLCERLPSPNGESTVDCHQISKMPNLAFTIANKTFTLTPEQYIVKLEQAGQTICISGFMSFDVPPPRGPLWILGDVFMGVYHTVFDFGENMIGFAKSA; encoded by the exons ATGGTAGTGGCTCCATCATAT GCGATGGTGACTCACCTGACAAAGTCCAATCCAAGTACCATCAAAATACTCAT GATCATTGCGTCTCTGCGAGCTAATCAG CTCTGTGAGCGTCTCCCTAGCCCCAATGGCGAGTCAACTGTTGATTGCCATCAGATCTCAAAGATGCCAAATCTTGCATTCACCATAGCAAATAAGACTTTCACCTTAACACCAGAGCAG TACATAGTGAAGCTGGAGCAAGCAGGACAAACTATCTGCATCAGTGGGTTTATGTCATTTGATGTACCGCCTCCTCGTGGTCCTCTCTG gatacttggtgatgtttttATGGGTGTCTACCACACTGTTTTTGACTTCGGCGAGAACATGATTGGGTTTGCCAAATCTGCATGA
- the LOC103653946 gene encoding aspartic proteinase isoform X2: protein MKQSCFDFTKVDAVLLPIVFLLVRPNVGKSALFNRIIASLRANQLCERLPSPNGESTVDCHQISKMPNLAFTIANKTFTLTPEQYIVKLEQAGQTICISGFMSFDVPPPRGPLWILGDVFMGVYHTVFDFGENMIGFAKSA, encoded by the exons ATGAAGCAGTCATGCTTCGACTTCACCAAGGTGGACGCCGTGCTTCTCCCCATCGTCTTCCTCCTCGTCCGCCCCAATGTTGGCAAGTCAGCCCTCTTCAACAG GATCATTGCGTCTCTGCGAGCTAATCAG CTCTGTGAGCGTCTCCCTAGCCCCAATGGCGAGTCAACTGTTGATTGCCATCAGATCTCAAAGATGCCAAATCTTGCATTCACCATAGCAAATAAGACTTTCACCTTAACACCAGAGCAG TACATAGTGAAGCTGGAGCAAGCAGGACAAACTATCTGCATCAGTGGGTTTATGTCATTTGATGTACCGCCTCCTCGTGGTCCTCTCTG gatacttggtgatgtttttATGGGTGTCTACCACACTGTTTTTGACTTCGGCGAGAACATGATTGGGTTTGCCAAATCTGCATGA
- the LOC103653946 gene encoding aspartic proteinase isoform X1, with the protein MACVSTHPTRKWKEIVDDWVRLHNSGGDGSGSIICDGDSPDKVQSKYHQNTHMKVLIYFWFCRIIASLRANQLCERLPSPNGESTVDCHQISKMPNLAFTIANKTFTLTPEQYIVKLEQAGQTICISGFMSFDVPPPRGPLWILGDVFMGVYHTVFDFGENMIGFAKSA; encoded by the exons ATGGCCTGCGTAAGCACCCATCCAACGAG GAAATGGAAGGAAATAGTGGATGATTGGGTGAGGCTGCACAACTCAGGTGGTGATGGTAGTGGCTCCATCATAT GCGATGGTGACTCACCTGACAAAGTCCAATCCAAGTACCATCAAAATACTCAT ATGAAAGTCTTGATTTATTTTTGGTTCTGCAGGATCATTGCGTCTCTGCGAGCTAATCAG CTCTGTGAGCGTCTCCCTAGCCCCAATGGCGAGTCAACTGTTGATTGCCATCAGATCTCAAAGATGCCAAATCTTGCATTCACCATAGCAAATAAGACTTTCACCTTAACACCAGAGCAG TACATAGTGAAGCTGGAGCAAGCAGGACAAACTATCTGCATCAGTGGGTTTATGTCATTTGATGTACCGCCTCCTCGTGGTCCTCTCTG gatacttggtgatgtttttATGGGTGTCTACCACACTGTTTTTGACTTCGGCGAGAACATGATTGGGTTTGCCAAATCTGCATGA